CGCCCCGGACTTGCAGGCGGCGGATACCGTGCACTTCGATTTGGCCGATTTGCGCGGCTATTCTTACCATACCGGTCCGGTGTTCGCCGCCTACCTGCCTGGCCTGGGCCGGGCGCTGACCTCTGGCGGCCGCTACGATCATATCGGAGAGGCATTCGGCCGCGCCCGCCCGGCCACCGGTTTTAGCATCGATCTCAAGCAGTTGGCGCGACAGGTCGAGCAACCGCCAGATGGCGCCGGGGCTATTCTTTCGCCCTGGCCGGCTGCTGCCGAACTGCGTCGGGAAATTCGGCGCTTGCGGGCTGCCGGCGAGGTCGTGATCCGTTGCCTGCCCGGCCAACGGGACGACTTTCCGCAACCGGGCTGCGACCGCGAGTTGCGTCTGGAAGATGGCAAATGGCGAGTGGTTTCCCGGGAGCGCCCGGGCAGCGCCGACCGCCCGGCGCCGGGGAAGGGCGGCGTTACTTGAGAGCCTACTTGAGCCCTTCGATCATTTCCTTCAGCATCGCCAGGCCGCCCTGGTAAACCCCGTCAATCGCGCTGACCGCATCTTCGTCGCCGGTTTCGCCGCCGGCATTGAAGCTGCCTTCCCAGACCACCCGGGTTTTGCCGTTGCCCAATTCCTCTACCAGCACGGACGATTCGTAGTCGGTGACCGGCAGGGCGTTCAGATTCGGCTCCGGGATCGAGTAACGATACCGCATGGCGGCGTTATCGTGCTCCAGCAGCCGTTCGTGGAGTTGCTCGCCGTTGCCCAGGGTCAGCGTTCGCATGGCGTCGGGCTGGGTATTGCCCTTCTGAGTACAGTACACCACCGCCGGGTGCCAGGCGGCTATCGAGCAGAAATCGCCCAGCACGTCCCAGACTTCTTCTCCAGGCGCATTGATCGTGGTATCTTGTCGCGCCTCCAGTTGCCCGGCGCCCAGCGCGGGCGCGGACAGCAACAGCAGGAGCGGGGTAATGCGTTTTGCGAAAACTATCATATCCTTCCCCTCTTTTCGTACCTAGGATTACTGCCTCCCCCCAGCATCGTTGCCAGCCTCATGGAAGGCAAAGCCGCTTTATTATTGCCGAAGGCGCGCCATGAGACAAGAACTGCGTTTCCGCGGCATCCTGCT
This genomic interval from Gammaproteobacteria bacterium contains the following:
- a CDS encoding SRPBCC family protein, which translates into the protein MIVFAKRITPLLLLLSAPALGAGQLEARQDTTINAPGEEVWDVLGDFCSIAAWHPAVVYCTQKGNTQPDAMRTLTLGNGEQLHERLLEHDNAAMRYRYSIPEPNLNALPVTDYESSVLVEELGNGKTRVVWEGSFNAGGETGDEDAVSAIDGVYQGGLAMLKEMIEGLK